A DNA window from Gigantopelta aegis isolate Gae_Host chromosome 4, Gae_host_genome, whole genome shotgun sequence contains the following coding sequences:
- the LOC121370213 gene encoding uncharacterized protein F54H12.2-like produces MSLLTDKDFVEGLPSALDLFTMPPYQTSVFQHYYVDCRPISQITDSSPVEFQIANSGSDYVDLKRSRLHVKLKVSHSDGTVLDKDEHVGPVNLFMQALWSQVAVYLQGQLVSSANNHYPYKAIIETLLNYGADAKQSQLQSQLFYKDKGEVQTDIESTDPITGANSGLLNRGAFIANSKTITMEGALCEDIFNIGRYLVNGVDITIKLFRSSVPFCLMSGKTGQEYMIELQDIYFKICKLKMNSALILTHNKLFEKSNALYPFTKTEVKMSSIPFSQQSYVWDNVYQSHCPGRLVVGFVNGDGVTGSYTKNPFNFQSSFVKTVSLYLDGVSIPGRPVEAEDISAYVNLFEGVNRWGQDSGNYIKRSEFVLGHGLFVFSLEPVFVDSDYLSLIKSGNLRLEVQFKSALKNTVSCIVYGEFPSLIEIDQTRNVFVK; encoded by the coding sequence atGTCGCTGCTCACAGACAAAGACTTTGTGGAAGGGTTACCAAGTGCCTTGGACCTGTTTACTATGCCCCCATACCAAACGAGTGTGTTTCAACATTACTACGTAGACTGCAGGCCCATCAGTCAAATTACAGATTCGTCCCCAGTAGAATTCCAAATTGCAAACAGTGGAAGCGACTACGTAGATTTGAAACGTAGTCGTTTGCATGTAAAGCTGAAAGTGAGCCACTCTGATGGGACAGTTCTGGATAAAGATGAACACGTGGGTCCGGTAAACCTATTCATGCAAGCTCTGTGGTCGCAAGTCGCTGTGTACTTACAAGGTCAGTTGGTGAGTTCAGCGAACAATCACTATCCCTACAAAGCAATTATTGAAACCTTACTGAATTATGGAGCGGATGCTAAACAGTCTCAACTTCAGTCACAGTTATTTTACAAAGACAAAGGGGAGGTACAAACAGACATTGAAAGCACAGATCCCATTACCGGTGCTAATTCTGGATTACTCAACAGAGGAGCATTCATCGCAAACAGTAAAACAATTACCATGGAAGGTGCACTATGcgaagatatttttaacatagGTAGATATCTGGTGAATGGCGTGGATATTACTATAAAGCTATTTCGGAGTTCCGTTCCCTTTTGTCTGATGTCCGGCAAGACTGGTCAGGAATACATGATCGAGTTGCAAGATATCTATTTCAAGATATGTAAACTGAAAATGAACAGTGCCCTGATTCTGACTCACAACAAGCTGTTTGAAAAATCCAACGCCCTTTATCCATTCACTAAAACCGAAGTTAAAATGAGTAGTATTCCATTTTCTCAACAAAGTTACGTGTGGGACAACGTGTATCAGTCACATTGTCCGGGTAGACTAGTTGTTGGGTTTGTAAACGGTGATGGTGTGACTGGATCATATACAAAGAACCCTTTCAACTTCCAGAGTTCATTTGTGAAAACTGTGTCTTTGTATTTGGACGGTGTGAGCATACCAGGTAGACCAGTAGAAGCCGAAGACATAAGCGCCTACGTGAATTTATTCGAGGGAGTCAACAGATGGGGTCAAGACAGTGGAAATTACATTAAAAGATCCGAATTTGTTTTGGGTCATGGATTGTTTGTGTTCAGTCTAGAACCTGTGTTTGTGGACTCTGATTATTTAAGCTTAATTAAGAGTGGTAATTTACGGTTAGAAGTACAGTTTAAATCAGCACTGAAAAACACAGTCAGTTGCATTGTGTATGGGGAATTTCCTAGCTTGATTGAAATCGATCAGACCAGGAACgtgtttgttaaataa